The Nicotiana tabacum cultivar K326 chromosome 1, ASM71507v2, whole genome shotgun sequence genome segment GACTTACTACGAAAGGTTTCTCCAGCATGATAATGGATGGCACTTCCACTGCTCTTAGCTCAATGTCTTTACGGGCAATAGGCTGCAAGGTAAGAAACAAATACCTTAAGAGCGCATAAAAATTCATCATTAGAAATCATTTGACTTACACTTCCAAGAATTTGTTGTGGCTGAAGGCGTCCAGGTTCTCCCAAATTTGTGCGCCAAGTTATCTGGAGTTTGCCCAAGACATTACTTCCCTCCACCTTCGGCAATGAAGAGCCATCGGATGATAATTTCAATTGGTAGAGGAAATTATGGACTccgcctccagatcttaagagaaCAGGGGGCTTAAATACATCACTGGCAGATCAAAATATATCAGCAAAGGCTAGTCAAGGGAACAAAGGTGAATGCTAACACCAACTGGTGATCACATCAACATTTAAAACCAAAATAAAGCAGCAATTCCCAttgtaaaagagaaaaaatctaTTAGTCAACCTCATTGGCTGTTTGCTTTCTGGTTGATGATCAACACCTCTTAGTACTGTAGCACTCCAATGCTGAGctggctcaaaatcaacttgGTCCATAAAGAGATTAGATTTTGTATGATTCTCTATGCTAGCCTCCAAAAAGGTAGTTTCCTGGGATGGAAAAAGACTTTACTGTCATAAACAGGAAAAGTAATAGAAATGCAGAAGCTgatattgctgcttctggtagATCATTCTCAAGAGACAAGATGGTTTGTAATATTAAAAATCAAATGCGATCTCACATTATCCTTTTAGGGACAGAAAACTGCCCAAATGAGTAGAAATAACTGACATTCCATATAAGCAAATTGGATTGGTGGCAGTATGTTGCAGATTTATGAAAGTGGTAAGTTAGATGCTATGTTATCACAAATTGGCCTTAATTGAGACATCCCAATGATTGAAATTGAAATAATAACTGCAAAACTGACTTTTCTTGACCTATTTTCCTAAGATATTCAGCCTACCAGTAAGAATGCAAGATAATGAACTTACACTCAATGAGCTTAAACCAACCTACCTTAACAACGCGAACCTGCAGAAACAAACAACAGTTATTATCTTAAAAAAGCACGTCCAGACTTGAGAAATTAATCAATAATAAAGAAGCAAATATGAAATATATTAGAATAGCAGAAAAATATATTAAAGAACTGTCCCAATGCATAGGATGTAAAGCATATAGAATCCTATCAGAATAAAATTGCTAAAACAACACAGGTTTTTGGATGTACCTTTGTTCTAACAGAAAGTGGGTTTGCGACCATAAATTTGAAATATTGTGGAAGATATTTACGCTCACCATCATTGTCGCTATAAAGAGCAGTGCATACCAACCTAAAAAGTGAAGCAATTGAATAAGTGAACTATCATATTGATAGAAGGTTACTATCAACATAGAACACAAATTTTATCATGAAACTTACGTGTGTGCACCAAGTTCTTTCACATCATGTTCCACAATGAAGTCATATCTgctgaagtttggcaaaatgccaaagtcccacattggttgggagttaagtttgggggggatttttcccctataaaagaaggactaatgtttaggattgaaacatacctctcatttgccttctcatctgtttaaggcatttgtatcttttctctttagtattatttcacttgtattttggagtggaataaaatattggctgtgtccgaggagtaggcaaaattagccgaacctcgtattctggtgttccctttattattgctttattgtcttatttattatttggtggctgtcataatttttggtatagtagttgtgacttattcacactatatacatttggcttccgcaacaattggtatcagagccaaggtactgtctaagtatgctctgtggttgcagcatagtctgatcttccacatcagaaaagatttatcttggtaactgagtcaaggttctgtctgagtatgctctgtggttgcagcttagtctgatcttctacatcagaaaggaaataatcttgatttgtgtcgtcagctattaaataatatttgtgtcaaagatgggagacaataaacaagaaaaatctacatcaagtgtcaacaatacgtcatcattggcatcttcgcttatgacaagaattgtgtcaaatgcgaaatttgcggtagaaatatttgacgggtccggacattttgggatgtggcaaggcgaggttctagatgtcctttttcaataagggctagatctggccattgaagaaaagaaaccagatgttattggagaagaagattggaagattcttaaccgtgttgcttgcggtaccattcgatcctaccttgctagagagcagaaatatccatacacaaaggaaacttctgcaagtaaattattgaaagcactggaggataaacttttgaaaaaaaatagtcaaaataaattgtacatgaagaagagactgtttcacttcacctatattcctggtaccacgatgaatgaacatatcaccagtttcaataagttggtcacagatttgcaaaatatggatacaacttatgatgatggtgacttggccttgatgttgttggcgtcacttcctgatgagtacgagcaccttgaaactactctactccatggaaatgacgaagtttctcttagagaagtttgttcggctttgtacagctatgaacaaagaaagcgagaaaaacagaagggcggagaaggagaagcactatttgtgaggggtcgtcctcaaagtcaaacgaggacaaagaagggaagatccaagtcaagatccagacccagcaaagatgaatgtgccttttgtcgagaaaaaggacactggaagaaagactgtccgaagttgaagaataaggccaaacataacaatggaaaggccattatggattcaaatgtagctgattgtgatgattcagacttctcattagttacaacagagtcatcaacatcatcagacatatggttgatggactcggcttgtagctatcatatgtgtcccaacaaggactggttcgtggaatttcaagaaggagaatatggagtcgttcacacagcggataacagccctcttacctcatatgaggttggttcaatacgattaaggaaccatgatggaatgatcagaacattaacagatgttcgatatgtacctgatttgaagaagaatctcatctcagtgggagccctagaatcaaaaggttttaaaatcattgcagaaaatggagtgatgagagtatgctccggtgcactagtggtaatgagggctaatcggaagaataataatatgtaccgctattgtggcagtacagttattgggacagcgacagtgacatccagtgacgacaaagaggcagaagcaaccaagctatggcacatgcgcttgggacatgctggaggaaaatccttgaaaactctatcagatcaaggattgttaaaaggagtcaaggcttgcaacttggagttttgtgagcattgtgttaaagggaaacagacaagggttaaatttggtacagcgatccataatactaaaggcattttggattatgtacactctgatgtttggggtccttccaaaacaccttcattgggtgggaagcactattttgtaacctttgttgatgatttttctcaaagagtgtgggtgtatacaatgaaaaacaaagatgaagtgctgggaatttttctcaaatggaagacgatggtggagaatcaaacaggcaagaggatcaagtgtattcgcacagacaatggaggtgaatacaaaaatgatcatttcaataaggtctgtgaaaatgatggcatcgtccgacacttcactgttagacatacaccacaacagaatggagtggcagaacgtatgaaccggaccttgctggagaaggtacggtgtatgttgtccaatgctggcttgggcaaaaaattttgggctgaggcaattacatatgcatgtcacctcattaatcgtctaccatctgctgctattgatggcaaaacaccatttgaaaaatggtacggaaaacctgctgtagattataactctttgcacgtgtttggctcaactgcatattatcatgtgacggagtcaaaattggatccaagggcaaagaaggctatttttatgggaattacttctggagtcaaaggatatcgcttatggtgtcctatgacaaagaaagtaatattcagcagagatgttacctttgatgaatctgctatggtaaataaggtaacagaagacaccaaccaaaataaaggtgcttctaagcaggtggagtttgagggaaaatttatttttcctacacaagaagcagaggaggaaacaaatgaagattaccctctggaaggagagccagtagaggagattccaactcaggaacctcaacaacaacttgaatcaatagcaaccagcaggccaaaaagaacaataacgaaacatgttcgtctcatagagacggttgcttgtgcaacctcaattgtagctgatgatgttcctactacttataaagacgctgtccaaagttcagaagaagataagtggaggattgccatgaatgatgaaatacagtcccttcattagaatcatacatggagattggccaatctcccgaagggaaagaaagcaattgggtgcaaatgggtatttgcaaagaaggaaggatttcctaaccaagtagatgttcactacaaagcaagattggtggccaaaggatatgctcaaaaggagggaattgattacaatgaagtattttctccagttgtaaaacattcctccattagaattatgttggctttggtagcacaattggatttggaactagttcagatggatgtaaaaactgcgtttttacatggaaacttggaggaggaaatctacatgactcagccagaaggattcaaagttgctggaaaagaaaatatggtgtgcaaacttgaaaaatcgttgtacggattgaaacaatcttctagacaatggtacaagcgatttgacaagtttatgttgcggcaagggtacaagagaagcaaatacgatcattgtgtgtatttgcaaaagcttaaagatggttcctttgtatatcttctcctatatgttgatgatatgttgatagcttccaagaattcggaagaaattgataagttgaagattcaactgaagaaggagttcaagatgaaggatttgggtgaggcaaagaaaattcttggcatggagataattagagatagacgttcaaagaaactctgtttatctcaaaaggaatatttgaagagagtacttcaacgttttggcatagatgacaagactaagcaagttagtactccacttgcttcccattttaagctaagtactattatgtcgccaatggatgaagctgaacgagagtatatgtcaaaggtaccatacgcaaatgctgttggtagcttgatgtatgcaatggtttgcacaaggcctgacatttcacaagctgttggagttattagcagatatatgcacaatccagggaaggagcattggcaagctgtgaagtggattctacggtatattcataatactgtagatatcaggttagtttttgagcaggaatacAATCagttgtagttggatattgtgactcagattttgcgggtgatctggacaaacgaagatcaactactggttatgtgtttacttttgcaaaagcaccagttagttggaagtccactttgcagtcaacagttgctttgtctacaacagaggcagagtacatggctattacagaggctgtgaaggaggcaatttggcttcaaggattgctaaaggagcttggtgttgaacaaaaaggtatcacaattttttgtgatagtcaaagtgctattcaattagcgaagaaccaagtttatcatgcaaggacgaagcatattgatgttcggtatcatttcgtacgagaaatcatagaagaaggaggagtcacagtgaagaaaattcatactacggagaatcctgctgatatgctaactaaggtggtgactgcgatcaagtttcaacattgtttggatttgatcaacattgttgaacactgaagattgaagatgaagacacaaccaaaatttgttattgagagagaattgaaaatgtgaaattttgccaaggtggagatttgttgaagtttggcaaaatgccaaagtcccacattggttgggagttaagtttggggggatttttcccctataaaagaaggcctaatgtttaggattgaaacacacctctcatttgccttctcatctgtttaaggcatttgtatcttctctctttagtattatttcacttgtattttggagtggaataaaatattggttgtgtccgaggagtaggcaaaattagccgaacctcgtaaattctggtgttccctttattattgctttattgtcttatttattatttggggactgtcataatttttggtatagtagttgtgacttattcacattATATACATTTAGCTTCCGCAACAATATCTCCCTCCAGCACGCATTGATTCCACAGGTGATTTAGAAGTATCTAAAAGAAGTATCCTCTGCCTCTCTGTTTGGATTTCTGCCTGTAGAAAATTGAATCACTTCTATAAAGCAGTTCGTAGAGCCAAGAGATAAGAATTCAAAAGGTTAGAAAGTTTCTAGCAGCTTACAAAACTGATAATATGAAAAACAAGATCCCTGTACTTGACTCTCAATCAGAGAGGCTTGAGGTCTAACTTGTCCAGGTAGATATTTATCTCACCCTTTTCACTAAACGATTCCTAGGCTTTTTATATGCATTTGACAATTACCTATGAAAGCACTTTATACCAGATACACACGGTAGCAAAATTGTAGCATATCAAATAATAGAAACTGAAGTTTCATAAGCCATGCTTAAGAGGCATTCCATTGTCCGTACACTCACACACAGACTCAAATATGCCCATTGAGCAAATTCATTTTCTTCAGTGTATGATACATTTTGACGGTGGGTGTAAGATACATTTGGACCATACTTTCCAAAAATATGAAAGCTTGACTAACGGCTTTCAATAAGTAGCTTAGTTTAGCCAAAATGATCAATACAAGAGCATAAAGGCCACACATATACAAAATGCAATAGCCTGTTGTCTATATATCTACTTAGTCGAGAATGTCCTCTATGTGTGCACATTCCTAAATATGGAAAAGGCAACTCTATGACCAGAAGATTGCGATGACACTACTATTCTccatttattatttttccaaaGAAATTTTCTACACCAGAAGCACATCATTCTTTCAGACAATTCGCTAAGTAGAAAAACTATTTGgttatatttgtgtagtttttTGAAAAGTTTATCATACTTGCGCACTAAAATGCAGTAAGCACTCAAACAGGGTAAACCAAGGAAAAAactttttttatcaattttatttTCTAGGATAGAGAAGTAAACCCCCGGCTAATGTACAGCACCAAACTTCATTTAATACTTTTGCCAAAGAGCACGTATTCAGCCTTGCCACCTTACAAATTGATGCCCCCAGACAAAATAGTAAGGATCTTGCTTATCAACAGGTTGAATAATCCACAGCATCTCTATCACTATTTACAGTAGCTTCTCATAGTAATCAGCTAAGCGAGCAAATCACCTTGATGGTAACAGCTCTAACTTCAAAGTTGGAGCTGTTATTAATGCTTATATAACTGCAGAATGTCTCTCCCAAATATATCGCCCTGCAAGATTATAAATTTAACAAGGGGAAAAGAAAATTAACTAATCACAACATCCAACATATAAGCAGTGATTGCACGTCACTCATTATCTACTGTTTGAATATATGTATAtagaaaatttaaagaaaaatgttaACATATACTCCATTTCAAAAACAACAACTGATAACATAGTACAAGGGTCAAACCATTCAATTTTATCTCAATTTGAACATCAATTcctttattttgtaaaataaaatcTCCACATTCAAAGACTGCTCAAAAGTAGAATAGTATTTTAAGTTATTTGTATTAAAATGTATTTTAGAATGTTACTTCCTATGTCCTAATTTATGTGACGATCTTTACTTTTTAGTCTGTACGAAACAATTTAAttaaatttctcattttatccttaatggGATGATTTAGAGCCACATGAATTTCTTTCTAGAGCTTGTTTTaaatcacaaatttcaaaagttttactatttttttttcttaaacttgaTGGTCAGTCAAACATCATCATATAAATTAAAACAAAAGGAGTACTATAAGTTACAAATTTTGTAATTAAGATTAGTAAAAAATGTTATAAAATTACAATAAGAAACTATTCGACTATCCAAATAGTTATAGTGTTATTGTGAGTTATGGTCTCATATAGAGTGTATACATGGCAATGCTTCATTGGTGGTGACTAATTCTTATGTGACAGATTTGTATAAGTTAGTTAATTGGGTTAGTCAGTTTGTTAGAAAGACAGGTAGCTTAGCTTAGCTTTTGTGTATAAGCTCTTAGCGGTGTATAATCAAGTTGGTGGTTATCATTTTCATCTAACACATTCCTCATTTCTCTTCTTCTCGAAGCTTCCGCCATTAGAGAGCTTTGAAGCTCATGCTCTTGCTCAATGATTGTCGTATATTTCAGCATGGTGCTGGTAGTATACGCGAATTAAGTTTCTTCTTCAGATTTCATCGATTCCGCAGATCGCCTTTATTTCCTGTTTTTTCAGTTTGTCAATGGAAGAATCAACAATTTTGTACACATATCCACTATACCTTGGTGCATCGGATACTCCGGCCGTTGTTCTAATCCCTGTTAAGCTTACAGGATCTGAGAACTATGGGCTTTGGAGCAGGACAAGGAAGAATACCCTTTTAGGGAAGAGGAAGTTAGGGTTTTTTAACTTGCACCTGCACAAATGAGCCATGTTAGGCAGAGTTGCATGAGCAATGGAAAACTTGTAATGCGATTGCCCTTTCATGGCTGATGAACACGGTGTCCACAAAACTCCCCAGTGGAATTGCATATGCTTCTAATGCACATCTTGTGTGGGAAGATTTGAGAGAGCGATTTGACAAGGTGAATCCCATAAGAATCTTCCAATTGCACAGAGCTATTGCCACTCTATCACATGGTATTGATTCTGTTTTCACCTATTTCACTAAGTAGAAGAGTCTTTGGAATGAATATGATGCCTTAGTGCCTGCTCCAAATTCGAAAGATTATGTTGAACATCCTCAGCAGCAAAGGTTATTACAATTCCTTAGTGGTTTAAATGATTCTTAAGGTCAAGCTAGAAGACAAATTCTCTTGAAATCCAGTGTTCTTTCTATTAATCAAGTATATGCTATGGTAATCAAGGACGGATCACAACACTCTCCTGGTCTAGGCTCAGTGAATGAGAAAAATGATCCAATTGCTATGCAGGTTGGTAAAGGTCAAGGTTACACAGATAAAAACCTTTTCCTACAGTGTGAAGATTGTGGGCTTAAGGgccacacaaaggaaaattgttataGAAATATTGGTTATCCTGAGGAATTTAAGGGAAAGAAGAAATTTGGTTCTGCTAATATGGTCATGGCAATGAAGAGGGCAATTTGGTCGTGGTACTCAATTATCCTTCAATGTTGTCAACAATATATGTAGAAATGTAGATATTTAATCACAGGGCTATTCAACCAATGATCTGCAGAACACTTCTGTTGGTAAGGAACCATATTTCATTGAGGACAAATACATGCAAATCCTAGGTTTGCTAAACAAGAAGACCACTGACAGTCAGGCTAACATGGCAGGTACTGCTGCTTGTCTAATGTCACACACTCTTGCAAATGACTAGATTGTAGACTCAGGTACAACTCATCATACAACAGCAACTGAGAAATAGCCAAAAGATGATCCTAATTCTAAGAGGTCATCTAAAGATAAAGTCCATTTGCCCACAGGGATAAGTTGAAACTTCATGTATTGGTCAAGCACTTCTATTTGGAATTGAAGGTGTAAACAATGTGCTATTTGTACCTGACCCCAAATTCAACATGTTCTTAGCCTCCAAACTAAGCAGAGAACTCTCCTGTTCAATCAATTTTTGTCCTCgactttttgttttgtttctggATCTCTACATTAGCAGGGTGAAGGGGATATTGGTAAGAAGAATGCAGATACGTGCATATACAAGGAAGCAGGtgataataataaagccaaaacACATCGACGGGCTGTAAATGTGAGTGGAGAAGATTGTAGATTATGGCACATGAGGCTTGGTCATCCTTCAGGTATTGTTATGAAGACTATGAGCCTAGGAAGTGTTGTAGAAAATGATTTATTGAATAAATGTGCCATAATCTGCAATCTTCTCCACTCACTAGATAATGATTTGTTGAATAAATATCCAATCTGTCCATTAGCTAAACAGGTTAGGTTTCCTACTAGTAGTTCCAGAGCtgaatttctcttttcttttgttcataTGGATCTTTGGGGACCTTATAAAGTTGCTACATTTGATAAGAAATACTATTTCTTGACTGTTGTGGATGACTTCAATAGATATACATGGGTGTGTATGTTGCAACTCAAATCTGAAGCCATAGTTGCAATTAAAAACTTTTTGCTGATGATAAAGAACCAATTTGGGACAATGGTGAAGACTCTAAGGTCAGACAATGGAACAAAATTTTTTAATTCTCCATGTAATGAATTTTTGCGGAGTCTTGAGATGATACACCAAAGCAGTTGCACTCATATTCCACAATAAAATGGAGTTGTGGAGAGAAAGCATACACATATTTTAGATGTAGCAAGAGCATTAAGATTTCAGTCCAAGATGCCACTCAAATATTGGGGTGTTTGTGAATGCTGCACTATATTTGATCAACAGAACACCATCTTCAGCCATCAAAGGGAAGAGTCCTTTTGAAATGTTGCATTCTAAACCTTCATCTCTAGCTCACTTGAAGGTGATAAGATGTCTCTGCTACGCAACTGTAGTGCCTAAAGGTGATAAGTTT includes the following:
- the LOC107790917 gene encoding uncharacterized protein LOC107790917; its protein translation is MWDFGILPNFSRYDFIVEHDVKELGAHTLVCTALYSDNDGERKYLPQYFKFMVANPLSVRTKVRVVKETTFLEASIENHTKSNLFMDQVDFEPAQHWSATVLRGVDHQPESKQPMSDVFKPPVLLRSGGGVHNFLYQLKLSSDGSSLPKVEGSNVLGKLQITWRTNLGEPGRLQPQQILGSPIARKDIELRAVEVPSIIMLEKPFVVRLNLANQTDRLLGPFEVWVSQSESLDEKAVMVNGLLTMHLAQVEAFSSSEFQLNLIAVKHGVQKITGITVFDTREKKTYDSLLELEVFIDSQ